Proteins from a genomic interval of Flammeovirgaceae bacterium SG7u.111:
- the tilS gene encoding tRNA lysidine(34) synthetase TilS, giving the protein MITLFKRFIQKENLVGRNEKILLAVSGGIDSMVMLDLFEKSGHDFGIAHMNFGLRGEVSDEDELFVQTVSQRCRKVFFTKKVATESYAKEKGISTQMAARELRYAWFDGLMEQEGYDLLATAHHLNDSVETVLLNLGRGTGIAGMKGILPQKGKTIRPLLFATRMQIEGYAKENNITWREDASNASIKYDRNLVRHKVVPVMRQLNPSFEQVMGENIEKLRGVESLFGEYVELLREKLVSTENDMENLSIELLLAQKEPKVLLYYLLKEKGFNFRQMDDVFEALESGSGKMILSQSHRLLVDREELKIEGLGQKEQGEIRISPEETACTTDGLSFSFKKVEMQKLEGIPRDPNIAALDVQKITFPLTLRTWQEGDWFVPLGMKGKKKLSDFLIDQKVDRFQKEKVKVLCSATGEVIWVVGRRISEKFKLTKSSNHILLVEVTKN; this is encoded by the coding sequence ATGATAACACTTTTTAAACGATTTATTCAGAAGGAAAACCTAGTGGGGCGAAATGAAAAAATATTGCTGGCAGTGAGCGGCGGTATAGATTCTATGGTAATGCTCGATTTGTTTGAGAAAAGTGGCCATGATTTTGGTATAGCCCACATGAATTTCGGACTGAGAGGCGAGGTTTCCGATGAGGACGAACTGTTTGTGCAAACAGTGAGCCAACGATGTAGAAAGGTATTTTTTACTAAAAAAGTAGCTACAGAAAGCTATGCCAAGGAAAAGGGTATTTCCACCCAAATGGCTGCCCGTGAGCTGCGCTATGCTTGGTTTGATGGCCTCATGGAGCAAGAAGGCTATGATCTATTGGCAACAGCCCACCACCTCAACGATTCGGTGGAAACTGTGCTTTTGAACCTGGGAAGGGGAACGGGCATAGCTGGTATGAAAGGGATTTTGCCCCAAAAAGGGAAAACTATCCGTCCTTTGCTATTTGCCACCCGAATGCAGATAGAAGGCTACGCAAAGGAAAACAATATTACTTGGCGGGAAGATGCTTCCAATGCATCCATTAAGTACGACCGCAACTTGGTCAGGCACAAGGTGGTACCTGTTATGAGGCAGCTCAACCCCTCTTTTGAACAAGTAATGGGGGAGAATATCGAAAAGCTCCGAGGGGTCGAGTCATTGTTTGGAGAATATGTAGAGTTGCTGAGAGAGAAGCTGGTAAGTACTGAAAATGATATGGAAAACCTTTCCATCGAACTGTTACTTGCCCAAAAAGAACCTAAAGTGTTGTTGTATTATTTGCTAAAGGAAAAGGGCTTCAACTTTAGGCAAATGGATGATGTGTTTGAGGCCTTGGAGAGCGGTTCGGGCAAGATGATACTGAGCCAAAGCCATCGCCTTTTGGTAGATAGGGAAGAACTGAAAATAGAAGGATTGGGGCAAAAAGAACAGGGTGAAATCAGGATAAGTCCAGAAGAAACCGCATGTACAACTGACGGACTTAGTTTTTCTTTCAAAAAAGTGGAGATGCAAAAATTGGAGGGTATTCCCCGCGACCCGAACATAGCTGCTTTGGATGTTCAGAAAATAACCTTTCCCCTAACCTTACGAACTTGGCAGGAAGGAGATTGGTTTGTTCCCCTCGGCATGAAAGGCAAGAAAAAGCTCAGTGATTTTCTGATAGACCAAAAAGTAGATCGCTTCCAAAAGGAAAAAGTAAAGGTGCTTTGCTCGGCCACAGGCGAAGTTATATGGGTAGTGGGCAGGAGGATTAGTGAAAAATTTAAGTTGACCAAAAGTTCTAACCATATTTTGTTGGTAGAAGTAACAAAAAACTAG
- a CDS encoding cyclic nucleotide-binding domain-containing protein, giving the protein MKFFNPFKKTYSNDDKAMFRFLLKNVLFEKLEPGELAEFLPYIHERTYKKDEVIFFRGDPSQALYIIHEGEVGLNLDIEDNFEELVRLGSTQSFGENALLESKNRIYNAVCTSDKSNIYVIASTNIQEIFDRNVDVQAKIMTALAEYYNKYTVNLFRAYQESFGFFDMGRAFMKG; this is encoded by the coding sequence ATGAAATTCTTCAACCCCTTCAAGAAAACCTATTCCAACGATGACAAAGCCATGTTTCGGTTTTTGCTGAAAAATGTCTTGTTCGAAAAACTGGAGCCAGGTGAACTTGCCGAGTTTTTGCCCTATATCCATGAGCGTACCTATAAAAAGGACGAGGTGATCTTTTTTAGGGGAGACCCTAGCCAAGCTTTGTACATCATCCATGAAGGAGAAGTGGGGCTCAACCTCGATATAGAGGATAATTTTGAAGAACTTGTGAGATTAGGGTCTACCCAAAGCTTTGGAGAAAATGCTCTTTTAGAATCAAAAAACAGGATTTACAATGCGGTTTGTACTTCCGACAAAAGCAATATTTATGTAATAGCCTCCACCAACATCCAAGAAATATTTGACCGCAACGTGGACGTACAGGCAAAGATAATGACCGCCTTGGCAGAGTACTACAACAAATACACCGTGAATCTCTTCAGGGCTTACCAAGAATCATTCGGCTTCTTTGATATGGGCAGGGCATTTATGAAGGGGTAG
- a CDS encoding ankyrin repeat domain-containing protein, with protein MGHLEIVQELVDLGLDVNASRFYGYTLLHAAATHGQTTVASYLISNGAEINKITNSGYTPLHMASEFGYAETVKLLIDLGADSTIKAKNGKTAIDVAENLQIKKLFE; from the coding sequence ATGGGGCATCTTGAAATCGTGCAGGAACTTGTTGATTTAGGATTGGATGTGAATGCGAGCAGGTTTTATGGATATACCTTATTACATGCAGCCGCAACTCATGGACAAACAACAGTAGCCAGTTACTTGATATCTAATGGTGCTGAAATAAATAAAATAACAAATAGTGGCTATACACCTCTGCATATGGCTTCCGAATTTGGATATGCTGAAACCGTAAAACTACTGATTGATTTGGGAGCGGATTCAACGATAAAAGCAAAAAACGGCAAAACAGCAATTGATGTAGCAGAAAATTTGCAGATTAAAAAACTATTCGAATAA
- a CDS encoding ankyrin repeat domain-containing protein has product MNPISQYMKSTLSTLFILFYFCTTSLGQDSTYFQLINHIKKESPDSKKTKKIIKKESDLNKIDTDGQTALFWASHYGHLDIVKSLIRSGAHINQYNTKGESPLYTATEEERWAVAQYLISKGADVNLTNEKGNTPLLIASDKGHLDLVKQLIASGAKVNTRSNKGFTPLLFSCYKGHLEIVKLLISSGAEVSAVAKGGTKPIHGAAQANRIEILKLLLAAGADINDTDIYRKTALSMASNSGHTDMVKLLLGLGADINLLSSDGKTALHEASLKGHVAIVEILIAAGASINSRTNQGETPLYLASKAGNTEVVNLLIDSGAELNAQNTRGETPLYTAIYKNQEEVVKQLLTAKAAINVLTAHGESALDLASSKKNTSITELLTAAGAHQTDENKDDMLLSIALDEGRFDIIKQLIEAGYDVNKEEDKYGRTPLYWAVINEKAGAVKLFLDAGADPNKMVFGEALLHQTIHHKQVEIAKLLMAAGVDPNSTTLKHETTLWLASLMGNKELVKFLIAAGADINKATYNGSTPLYTALLLKDLEIARLLIAAGADVNKVTNSGITPLYKAAEQGYFSIVKQLIGSGANVNKADNIGKTPLFVAAANGNIEILKYLIKSGADIKMVRYNGAS; this is encoded by the coding sequence ATGAATCCAATCAGTCAATACATGAAAAGCACCCTCTCAACCCTTTTTATTTTATTTTACTTCTGTACAACCAGTCTTGGGCAGGATTCTACCTATTTTCAGTTGATAAACCATATTAAAAAAGAAAGTCCTGACAGTAAAAAAACAAAAAAGATCATCAAGAAAGAGTCCGATCTGAATAAAATAGATACTGATGGACAGACAGCTCTTTTTTGGGCTTCACATTACGGACATTTAGATATAGTAAAGTCACTCATTCGTTCGGGTGCTCATATAAACCAGTATAACACCAAGGGAGAATCCCCCTTATATACCGCTACAGAAGAAGAACGTTGGGCAGTAGCGCAATACCTAATAAGCAAAGGAGCCGACGTGAATTTAACAAATGAAAAAGGCAATACTCCACTTTTAATAGCATCCGATAAGGGACACTTGGATTTGGTGAAACAACTGATTGCCTCAGGAGCAAAGGTAAATACAAGGAGTAATAAAGGATTTACCCCCCTTTTATTTTCATGTTACAAAGGACATCTAGAAATAGTAAAACTTCTTATTAGCTCAGGAGCAGAGGTCTCTGCTGTGGCCAAAGGAGGGACCAAACCTATCCATGGGGCAGCGCAAGCCAACCGTATCGAAATCCTTAAACTACTACTTGCGGCTGGTGCAGATATCAACGATACAGATATTTACCGAAAAACAGCACTATCAATGGCATCAAACTCAGGGCATACGGATATGGTAAAACTGTTGCTGGGTTTAGGGGCCGATATTAACCTATTAAGTTCCGATGGAAAAACCGCCTTGCACGAAGCTTCGCTTAAAGGACATGTAGCAATTGTTGAAATACTAATTGCTGCCGGAGCCAGCATAAACAGCAGGACTAATCAAGGTGAAACACCGCTTTATTTAGCATCTAAAGCTGGAAATACAGAAGTAGTAAATCTTCTCATTGATTCTGGAGCCGAGTTAAATGCACAGAATACAAGAGGAGAAACCCCATTGTACACTGCTATTTACAAAAATCAGGAGGAAGTGGTAAAACAACTACTTACTGCAAAAGCAGCTATTAATGTGTTAACTGCTCATGGAGAATCGGCTTTGGATTTGGCCAGCTCAAAAAAGAATACCTCGATCACTGAGTTATTGACTGCCGCAGGCGCTCACCAAACAGATGAAAACAAGGATGACATGTTGCTTTCTATTGCATTAGATGAAGGTCGGTTTGATATCATAAAACAATTAATTGAAGCAGGTTATGATGTTAATAAAGAAGAGGATAAATATGGAAGAACACCACTGTATTGGGCAGTAATAAATGAAAAGGCAGGAGCCGTGAAGCTTTTTCTTGATGCTGGCGCTGACCCGAATAAAATGGTATTTGGGGAGGCACTTTTACATCAAACAATACACCACAAGCAAGTAGAAATTGCCAAGCTACTTATGGCTGCCGGTGTAGATCCTAATAGCACGACGTTGAAACACGAAACCACGCTGTGGTTAGCATCCCTGATGGGTAATAAAGAATTAGTTAAGTTTCTTATTGCGGCAGGGGCAGATATAAACAAAGCGACCTATAATGGAAGCACCCCGCTTTATACGGCTTTGCTTCTAAAGGATTTGGAAATTGCACGCTTGCTTATTGCCGCTGGGGCAGATGTGAATAAAGTAACAAATAGTGGAATAACTCCTCTTTATAAGGCAGCAGAACAAGGTTATTTTAGTATAGTGAAACAATTGATTGGTTCAGGCGCAAATGTCAACAAAGCCGATAATATTGGCAAAACACCCCTTTTCGTAGCTGCAGCAAATGGCAATATTGAAATCCTAAAATATCTTATCAAATCTGGAGCAGACATAAAAATGGTAAGATACAATGGGGCATCTTGA
- a CDS encoding ankyrin repeat domain-containing protein, producing the protein MTPLLLISINGHTSIVKQLLTSGAEADVNKPNLKEKTPLFQAAGRGYLTIVKLLIETGANPNIIDNKGAIPLHRA; encoded by the coding sequence ATGACCCCTCTTCTTTTGATATCCATTAATGGCCATACAAGCATTGTAAAGCAATTGCTGACTTCAGGCGCTGAAGCTGATGTCAACAAGCCTAATTTAAAAGAAAAAACACCCCTATTCCAAGCAGCTGGTAGAGGATACTTAACAATAGTAAAACTCCTAATTGAGACAGGGGCAAATCCTAATATCATAGATAACAAAGGTGCCATACCTCTCCACCGAGCCTAG
- a CDS encoding transposase, whose translation MNFLSQFSDLLPVLPPFELVLAERDEPSNTVHLYLEVSPEATPKKCSVHSYYDRTWEHLKLFQYRCFIHCKLPIYKDRDTGKLSKAEVSFSRDYSRFTLMFEQEVMRLMHIHHCFTAVARTLGIRVQRVEHIYHHYTQHLEDDYYSQHTASRIAYDETPTRKGHGYITSFFDLDTWQLLGSYEGRSSECVARFKQDHPYPEAVEEISIDMSPAFIKGAKQCFPQAKVTFDKWHVIKLLYKHLDRLGEKAYCFQAQIELSMERIGTFYRKDQFQELKAQLCFIMDLAQETMETNPITKSIKSHFDGIVQYAQSKINNGILEGLNSKIQIIKRVARGFRSKDNFIKMIYFVFAKYQFQVNS comes from the coding sequence ATGAATTTTCTATCTCAATTTAGTGACTTACTTCCTGTTCTACCACCTTTTGAGTTAGTTCTAGCAGAACGTGACGAGCCTAGCAACACCGTACATCTATATTTAGAGGTTTCACCTGAAGCTACCCCAAAAAAATGCTCTGTTCATAGCTATTACGACCGTACCTGGGAACACTTAAAGCTTTTTCAATACCGCTGTTTTATCCATTGTAAGCTTCCTATATACAAAGATAGGGATACCGGTAAACTATCTAAGGCAGAGGTTTCCTTTTCTAGAGATTATTCGCGGTTCACACTTATGTTTGAGCAAGAAGTCATGCGTTTGATGCATATCCACCATTGTTTTACGGCAGTAGCCAGGACACTTGGCATTCGAGTCCAACGGGTTGAGCATATTTATCATCATTATACCCAACATCTTGAAGATGACTACTATAGCCAGCATACAGCCTCTAGGATTGCTTATGATGAAACCCCTACCCGTAAGGGACATGGATACATCACCAGCTTTTTTGATCTAGATACTTGGCAACTACTCGGTAGTTACGAAGGTAGATCTTCTGAATGTGTTGCCCGATTTAAGCAAGATCATCCCTATCCAGAAGCAGTAGAAGAAATTTCCATTGATATGTCCCCTGCCTTCATCAAGGGGGCCAAACAGTGTTTTCCACAGGCTAAGGTTACTTTTGACAAATGGCATGTGATCAAACTTCTCTACAAACATCTAGATCGACTTGGGGAAAAGGCTTATTGCTTTCAAGCTCAAATTGAACTATCAATGGAAAGGATAGGTACTTTTTATCGGAAAGATCAATTTCAAGAGCTAAAAGCCCAACTGTGCTTCATTATGGACCTCGCCCAGGAAACCATGGAAACCAATCCGATCACTAAATCGATTAAAAGCCATTTTGATGGAATTGTTCAATACGCTCAATCTAAGATTAATAACGGTATCTTAGAGGGGCTCAATTCTAAAATTCAAATCATTAAACGGGTTGCTAGAGGGTTTCGGTCTAAAGACAACTTCATCAAGATGATTTACTTTGTATTTGCAAAATACCAGTTTCAAGTAAATTCATAA
- a CDS encoding ankyrin repeat domain-containing protein produces the protein MHLYKKSITALFTFSALFLFTVSCISKDSIHVRLIKEVKKDDPDIMVIKKLVKNGANINYEDDLQNTSLHWASSKGHLTIIEYLLESGAEIDKINKDGFTPLTIALKSEHEAMAKMLIMAGSDVNKPIDNRYKPLFFAVDRGYKEVIELMLSKGAKINYVIEGIYTPLLMAVEQNDLAIVELLINAGADINQVAQISPLCMAARQGYKPIVEYLLSKGASVNLAGKSGVFPLFAAAYNNHLEIMEILIAAGADINKIDKLGETTLYNAIFENQTEVVNLLLTKGADVLLKYKEERTALILAAEKGHVEISKLLLAYQSPVDQVDLFDNTPLFVAAQHNHLEVVQLLIQKGADVNKQNMHGETPLFKASEKGHLAIAQYLFKSGANIDTPRRGKQTPLYAAMENGQAEVVSYLIKEGADIDAADENRETPLYIAVNESKPEMVKLLIAAGANINTPSTNDQPLIHIAASKGNMGVLTQLVDAGANVHTIERYYGMTTLQSAILSGKLETIKYLIEAGVDVNKTNNDGRTALHFACLSKQTEIVKYLLSKGADPTIKDITGEQAIDMTNDPTIKKLVD, from the coding sequence ATGCATTTATACAAAAAGTCTATTACCGCCCTATTCACCTTTTCAGCGCTATTCTTGTTTACAGTTAGCTGCATTTCAAAAGATTCCATACACGTTCGGTTGATTAAGGAAGTGAAAAAAGATGACCCTGACATTATGGTCATTAAAAAGTTGGTTAAGAATGGAGCCAATATCAATTATGAAGATGATCTTCAAAACACTTCCCTACATTGGGCATCCTCCAAAGGTCATCTAACGATAATCGAATATTTGCTTGAATCAGGAGCTGAAATTGACAAAATAAATAAGGATGGTTTTACTCCCCTGACCATTGCATTGAAAAGTGAACATGAGGCAATGGCCAAGATGCTGATTATGGCAGGTTCGGATGTGAACAAGCCAATAGACAATAGATACAAGCCACTATTTTTTGCAGTTGATAGAGGTTATAAAGAGGTTATTGAATTAATGCTATCAAAAGGGGCAAAGATCAATTATGTTATCGAGGGTATTTATACACCTCTCTTGATGGCAGTAGAGCAGAATGACCTAGCAATAGTTGAATTACTGATTAATGCAGGGGCTGATATTAATCAGGTAGCTCAAATTAGCCCCCTTTGTATGGCTGCCAGACAAGGTTACAAACCCATAGTCGAATACTTACTTTCCAAAGGGGCATCGGTAAATTTAGCAGGTAAAAGTGGTGTATTTCCTCTTTTTGCAGCAGCTTATAACAACCATCTAGAAATAATGGAAATATTGATAGCTGCTGGAGCCGATATCAATAAGATAGATAAATTGGGCGAAACAACGCTTTACAATGCCATTTTTGAAAACCAAACCGAGGTGGTCAACCTATTGCTAACAAAGGGGGCAGATGTTCTTCTCAAATACAAAGAGGAAAGGACCGCGTTGATACTTGCAGCAGAAAAAGGGCATGTAGAAATTTCCAAGCTATTGTTAGCTTACCAATCACCGGTAGACCAAGTCGATTTATTTGATAACACTCCTCTTTTTGTTGCAGCACAGCACAATCACTTAGAGGTAGTTCAACTTTTGATTCAAAAAGGTGCCGATGTAAATAAACAAAATATGCATGGAGAAACACCTCTTTTCAAAGCTTCAGAAAAGGGCCATCTGGCAATTGCACAATACTTGTTTAAATCAGGTGCGAATATCGACACGCCAAGGAGGGGCAAGCAAACTCCTCTATACGCAGCCATGGAAAATGGGCAAGCTGAGGTGGTTAGTTATTTGATTAAAGAGGGGGCAGATATCGACGCCGCAGATGAAAATAGGGAAACACCTTTGTACATAGCTGTAAATGAAAGCAAGCCAGAAATGGTGAAACTACTCATAGCTGCAGGAGCAAATATAAATACACCTAGTACCAATGACCAACCGCTTATCCATATTGCAGCATCCAAGGGAAATATGGGAGTCCTAACACAATTGGTAGATGCTGGTGCCAATGTACATACCATCGAAAGATACTATGGAATGACGACGCTCCAATCAGCCATACTTTCTGGAAAACTGGAAACCATAAAGTACCTCATCGAGGCTGGTGTTGACGTAAATAAGACGAATAATGATGGAAGAACGGCCCTCCATTTTGCATGCCTTTCCAAACAGACAGAAATAGTAAAATATCTGCTTTCCAAAGGAGCAGACCCCACCATAAAAGACATTACCGGCGAGCAAGCCATTGATATGACTAATGATCCAACAATTAAAAAATTAGTCGATTAA
- a CDS encoding DUF3052 domain-containing protein, protein MASDYSKTPLTKKLGYKKGFKLLFYNQPDYYFGMLDGLPDDLEELEEIVPESADFIHLFVTSFSELEKIVPQYKSALKKTGMFWVSYPKGGSSIPTDINQHHVRNFTLTTGLVDSKVASINQDWSSIRFGYRLKDR, encoded by the coding sequence ATGGCATCAGACTATTCCAAAACGCCTCTCACCAAAAAGCTAGGGTACAAAAAAGGCTTTAAGCTGCTTTTTTACAATCAGCCTGACTATTACTTTGGCATGCTCGACGGTTTGCCTGACGACTTGGAAGAATTGGAGGAAATTGTGCCCGAATCGGCTGACTTTATCCACCTGTTTGTGACCAGCTTTTCCGAGCTGGAAAAGATAGTACCCCAGTATAAATCTGCACTCAAAAAAACGGGGATGTTTTGGGTTAGCTACCCCAAAGGAGGCTCTAGTATCCCAACCGACATCAACCAACACCATGTCCGCAATTTCACCCTCACCACGGGCTTGGTAGACTCGAAAGTTGCTTCTATCAACCAGGACTGGAGCTCGATTAGGTTTGGCTATAGGCTGAAGGATAGGTAG
- a CDS encoding aspartyl protease family protein has protein sequence MIGKLGILLVGILLYSCQKPKIQEDNGGTTIPFVLTEHNNLSIEAILNKSDTVDLMFHTAASSMTLTKKATKRLNITWDHTDEVNSWGGNATSRYSKNNKLDIGNLQWDSIPIWENENSGPATDGKFGPDLFEGNAIEINFDKSEITIHQTLPEQAKDYLKTSLIFENEFMFIEGVSSIESDSYLNRFLIHSGYGGTILFDDKFTAESKISERIEIKAEKELKDSYGNILKSKKGKLPKFSIGTVDFKNIPVGFFEGSIGRQQVSVLGGDLLKRFNIIIDPKREYIYLKPNQLMKLEYSEI, from the coding sequence ATGATTGGTAAATTAGGAATATTATTAGTTGGTATTTTACTCTATTCTTGTCAAAAACCGAAAATACAAGAAGACAATGGGGGCACTACTATTCCCTTTGTTTTAACCGAACATAACAACCTTTCTATAGAGGCTATTTTAAACAAGAGCGACACCGTTGATTTAATGTTTCATACAGCGGCAAGCTCAATGACCTTGACCAAGAAAGCTACAAAACGGCTGAATATAACTTGGGATCATACAGATGAAGTAAACAGTTGGGGAGGAAATGCCACTTCTAGGTATAGTAAAAACAATAAATTAGATATAGGCAATTTACAATGGGATAGCATTCCAATATGGGAAAATGAAAATTCAGGGCCGGCTACAGATGGAAAGTTTGGGCCAGACCTATTCGAAGGAAATGCTATAGAAATCAATTTTGATAAAAGTGAAATAACTATACACCAAACACTCCCAGAACAAGCTAAGGATTATTTAAAAACATCTTTGATTTTTGAAAATGAATTTATGTTTATTGAAGGCGTAAGCTCAATTGAAAGTGATAGTTATCTCAATCGTTTTCTTATTCACTCGGGCTATGGAGGAACCATCTTATTTGATGATAAGTTTACAGCTGAAAGTAAAATAAGCGAACGAATAGAAATTAAAGCTGAAAAAGAATTGAAAGATTCCTATGGAAATATCTTAAAATCGAAAAAAGGAAAATTGCCCAAGTTTTCAATAGGTACAGTTGATTTTAAAAATATACCTGTTGGTTTTTTTGAAGGATCAATTGGCAGACAACAGGTAAGTGTATTGGGTGGTGATTTATTGAAGAGGTTTAATATCATAATAGACCCTAAAAGAGAATATATATATCTTAAACCGAATCAATTGATGAAGTTAGAATACTCAGAAATTTGA